One stretch of Dehalococcoidia bacterium DNA includes these proteins:
- the lipB gene encoding lipoyl(octanoyl) transferase LipB encodes MVKNKKNIQASFLGKIDYFEAIKLQEKINLLVQKKEQNEHILFLEHDNVVTFGSQEKISEIEIERLNLSYDDILFVKSSRGGQITAHNPGQIICYPIINIKNYFSGILEYVEFLERVIIETLSKYKLFAHTVKKRRGIWINGDPNEKYDEDVNPKGQKIAAIGLKIIKNISMHGFALNINNDMSIFKKITPCGMPNLEISSLSNITGKKYNLEDISLEIIDTMNRLLNSKIKLEIN; translated from the coding sequence ATGGTTAAAAATAAAAAAAATATTCAAGCATCTTTTTTAGGTAAGATTGATTATTTTGAAGCAATTAAGCTTCAAGAAAAAATAAACTTATTAGTTCAAAAAAAAGAACAAAATGAACATATTTTATTTTTAGAACATGATAATGTAGTAACTTTTGGTTCTCAAGAAAAAATTTCCGAAATAGAGATTGAAAGATTAAACTTAAGTTATGATGATATTCTTTTTGTTAAATCTTCAAGAGGAGGTCAAATTACAGCTCATAACCCTGGACAAATAATTTGTTATCCCATAATTAATATAAAAAATTATTTTTCGGGTATTTTGGAGTATGTAGAATTTCTTGAAAGAGTAATAATTGAAACTTTATCTAAGTATAAATTATTTGCTCACACTGTAAAAAAAAGAAGAGGAATTTGGATCAATGGAGATCCCAATGAAAAATATGATGAAGATGTAAACCCTAAAGGTCAAAAAATTGCTGCAATAGGACTAAAGATTATAAAAAATATTTCTATGCATGGATTTGCTTTAAATATCAATAATGATATGAGTATTTTTAAGAAAATAACACCTTGTGGGATGCCAAATTTAGAAATATCTTCTCTATCAAATATCACAGGAAAAAAATATAATTTAGAGGATATTTCTTTAGAAATAATTGATACTATGAATAGATTATTAAATTCAAAAATAAAGTTAGAAATAAATTAA
- a CDS encoding mandelate racemase/muconate lactonizing enzyme family protein, with translation MKIKKLKTTLIEYNLDRIMGDANSPMGRKKASSCVVEIITDEGLRGISLGGQNSIPQINSIFEEILINNDPKAVMSTWKKMIEKFFKGGHDGIANEAISVVDVALWDLKAKINGEPLWKTLGGNNEKVNVYASDIALPISDDDLFEWYTKMSDEFGFKAGKLKVGLDQDSDLRRLELMEKALSKNCDNPILYVDSNEYWSPKQTIRKISEMEERFSLGWIEEPARRWDFLGLKKVSDSIKTPVCAGENLDTLGDFLPYFHHRSADVIQVSHGMTGITGAMQIADAAYALELPVTLGGSYGIIHAHIANAIPNCITIEVPHPEPETKVFSSDVIIKDGYALVGNKPGLGVDINYEELTKHKVKSVSQKAGPSPFGRRLGAGLYEIPPSKEEIIKGQSK, from the coding sequence ATGAAAATAAAAAAACTAAAAACTACATTGATTGAGTATAATTTAGACAGAATTATGGGAGATGCTAACTCTCCAATGGGTAGAAAAAAAGCAAGTAGCTGTGTAGTTGAAATCATTACAGACGAAGGGCTTAGAGGTATTTCTTTAGGTGGTCAAAATTCAATCCCCCAAATTAATTCAATTTTTGAAGAAATTCTTATAAACAATGATCCAAAAGCAGTAATGAGTACATGGAAAAAAATGATTGAAAAATTTTTTAAGGGCGGCCATGATGGAATAGCTAATGAGGCAATATCTGTTGTGGATGTTGCATTGTGGGATCTTAAGGCAAAGATAAACGGTGAACCTCTGTGGAAAACACTAGGTGGCAATAATGAAAAAGTTAATGTTTATGCCTCAGATATTGCCCTTCCAATTAGTGATGATGATTTATTTGAGTGGTATACAAAAATGTCAGATGAATTTGGCTTTAAAGCAGGTAAATTAAAAGTTGGACTTGATCAAGACTCAGACCTTAGGAGGCTTGAATTAATGGAGAAAGCTCTATCTAAAAATTGTGATAATCCTATTCTTTATGTCGACTCTAATGAGTATTGGTCACCTAAGCAAACAATAAGAAAAATATCAGAAATGGAAGAAAGGTTCTCATTAGGATGGATTGAAGAGCCTGCTCGAAGATGGGATTTCTTAGGCTTGAAAAAAGTTTCAGATTCAATCAAAACACCTGTATGTGCTGGGGAGAATCTTGATACTCTAGGAGATTTTCTTCCTTATTTTCATCATAGATCTGCAGATGTAATTCAAGTTAGTCATGGCATGACTGGAATTACAGGTGCAATGCAAATAGCTGATGCAGCTTATGCACTTGAATTACCTGTTACATTAGGAGGTTCATATGGAATTATTCATGCACATATAGCCAATGCTATTCCAAATTGCATTACAATTGAAGTCCCTCATCCAGAGCCAGAAACAAAAGTTTTTTCATCTGATGTAATAATCAAAGATGGATATGCACTAGTTGGTAATAAACCCGGTTTAGGTGTTGATATAAATTATGAAGAACTTACTAAGCACAAAGTAAAATCTGTGTCACAAAAAGCTGGCCCAAGTCCATTTGGAAGAAGACTCGGAGCTGGACTCTACGAAATACCTCCCTCTAAGGAAGAAATAATTAAGGGACAATCAAAATGA
- a CDS encoding threonine synthase, whose translation MGKTLSTYEYLQCSLTGDTFSNDIPRRLSPSSQKPLLARYNLDKAKKTMTKDVLKSRRNDMWKYEEILPIFDEHNIVSLGEGNTPLMKMNNLSKFLKIDNLYVKDESNNPTGSFKARGLSAAISKAKEFGIEGIVMPSAGNAAGAMSAYAAKSKMSANVFMPKDAPLANKMECIAFGAKVELVNGFISDAGKASAEAAEKYDLFDISTLKEPFRVEGKKTMGLEIIEQLCWEVPDVIIYPTGGGTGIVGIWKAINELEEMGMIDNKKPKMICVQAEGCSPLVDAFEKDEEYATPFVNPKTLAAGMRVPLAVGDFIIFNILKQSNGTAIRINDQEMLEGVSLLSKEEGIFAAPEGGAVLIATKKLRDNGFIKDDDKVVVVNTGSAYKYLDAMQKKFWDD comes from the coding sequence ATGGGAAAAACTCTTAGTACATATGAATACCTCCAATGCTCTCTAACTGGAGATACTTTTTCTAACGATATTCCAAGAAGATTGAGCCCTTCTTCTCAAAAGCCATTACTGGCACGATACAATCTTGATAAAGCAAAAAAAACTATGACAAAAGATGTACTTAAGAGCAGAAGAAACGATATGTGGAAGTATGAAGAAATACTGCCTATTTTCGATGAGCATAATATTGTTAGTTTAGGAGAAGGCAACACACCTTTGATGAAAATGAATAATCTTTCAAAATTTCTGAAAATTGACAATCTTTATGTCAAGGACGAGAGTAATAACCCAACAGGCTCATTCAAAGCTAGAGGTTTATCAGCTGCAATATCTAAAGCTAAAGAATTTGGTATTGAAGGAATAGTTATGCCATCGGCAGGAAATGCTGCGGGAGCTATGTCTGCCTATGCAGCAAAATCAAAAATGTCTGCTAATGTTTTTATGCCTAAGGATGCGCCTTTGGCAAATAAGATGGAATGTATAGCATTTGGAGCTAAAGTTGAGTTAGTAAATGGTTTTATTTCAGATGCAGGTAAAGCATCAGCAGAAGCCGCTGAAAAATATGATTTGTTTGATATTTCAACTCTCAAGGAACCATTCCGAGTTGAGGGTAAGAAAACAATGGGATTAGAAATAATAGAACAATTATGTTGGGAAGTACCAGATGTGATTATTTATCCAACTGGTGGAGGAACAGGAATAGTTGGAATATGGAAGGCTATAAATGAATTAGAAGAAATGGGTATGATAGATAATAAAAAACCTAAAATGATATGTGTACAAGCAGAAGGTTGTTCTCCATTAGTTGATGCATTTGAAAAAGATGAAGAGTATGCCACGCCATTTGTTAACCCCAAGACTCTAGCTGCAGGTATGAGAGTTCCTTTAGCCGTAGGAGATTTTATAATTTTTAATATCTTAAAACAAAGTAATGGAACTGCAATCAGAATTAATGATCAAGAAATGCTTGAAGGTGTTTCACTTTTGTCAAAGGAGGAAGGAATATTTGCTGCCCCAGAAGGAGGAGCTGTACTTATTGCAACAAAAAAGTTAAGGGATAATGGATTTATTAAGGATGATGATAAGGTTGTTGTAGTTAATACTGGATCTGCTTATAAATATTTAGATGCTATGCAGAAAAAATTTTGGGATGACTAA
- a CDS encoding GNAT family N-acetyltransferase produces MKKNDIINLRNVTRADIPRLIDWLEDKDVYENWFGRYTYNETAHLGYEPNKMLDATEAEWNEVFHDPHHEPHRSIFSIYLNDNHIGEAQLSIDESLGDAQLSVLIGDKSVWHKGYGTEAALALLEHSFLNLGMYRAWVDIPEFNINAVNLFKKIGFIHEGTFRKSRPKNGQRYNSVIMGILIDEYSSKYPDGISSHVIEWDGKEP; encoded by the coding sequence ATGAAAAAAAACGACATTATTAATCTTAGGAACGTAACCAGAGCTGATATACCTAGATTAATTGATTGGCTAGAAGATAAAGATGTATATGAAAATTGGTTTGGAAGATATACTTATAATGAGACTGCACACCTTGGCTATGAACCTAACAAAATGTTAGATGCCACAGAAGCAGAATGGAACGAGGTTTTTCATGATCCTCATCATGAACCTCATAGATCTATATTTTCCATATATTTGAATGATAATCATATAGGAGAAGCTCAATTATCTATTGATGAGTCACTAGGAGATGCTCAGTTATCAGTTCTAATTGGAGATAAATCTGTTTGGCACAAGGGATATGGTACTGAAGCAGCATTAGCTTTGCTAGAGCATAGCTTCTTAAACCTTGGTATGTACAGAGCTTGGGTTGATATTCCAGAATTTAATATAAATGCCGTAAATCTGTTCAAGAAAATAGGTTTTATTCATGAAGGAACTTTTAGAAAAAGTAGACCTAAAAATGGTCAAAGATATAATTCAGTAATTATGGGTATACTTATAGATGAATACTCTTCAAAATATCCAGATGGAATATCAAGTCATGTAATTGAATGGGACGGTAAAGAACCTTAG
- a CDS encoding peptidylprolyl isomerase yields the protein MKKKITMFSRNILMTYFIVLFSIIIISCSDNDETINLSKSSNPSPPSGNIDQTKEYSAIFDTEVGSFEILLFDDKVPFTVENFINLSTIGYYDDTTFHRVIPGFMAQGGDPSGTGMGNPGYKFDDEFHVDLRHNSEGIVSMANSGYNSNGSQFFITFEPVPFLDAFDGNNNPKECVNMNVSCHAVFGKVISGMDVVKKIRYRNPATDQQRGTSINTIRIMEK from the coding sequence ATGAAGAAAAAAATTACAATGTTTTCAAGAAATATACTTATGACATATTTCATAGTTTTATTTTCAATAATAATCATTTCTTGCTCAGATAATGATGAAACAATAAATTTATCAAAAAGTAGCAATCCTTCTCCTCCATCAGGTAATATAGATCAAACTAAAGAATATTCAGCAATTTTTGATACGGAAGTAGGATCATTTGAAATTTTACTTTTTGACGATAAAGTACCATTTACAGTTGAAAACTTTATTAATTTATCAACTATTGGATATTATGACGATACAACTTTTCATAGAGTAATACCTGGTTTTATGGCTCAAGGTGGAGATCCCTCTGGTACCGGAATGGGTAATCCAGGTTATAAATTTGATGATGAATTTCATGTAGACCTGAGACATAATTCAGAAGGTATAGTATCGATGGCTAATTCTGGGTACAACTCTAATGGAAGTCAGTTTTTTATTACTTTTGAACCCGTGCCATTTTTAGATGCATTTGATGGAAATAATAACCCTAAAGAATGTGTTAATATGAATGTATCTTGTCATGCTGTTTTTGGAAAAGTTATATCAGGAATGGATGTTGTAAAAAAAATAAGATATAGAAATCCTGCAACCGATCAACAAAGAGGGACATCTATTAACACAATTAGAATAATGGAAAAATAA
- a CDS encoding mandelate racemase/muconate lactonizing enzyme family protein, giving the protein MKIIDYKLEKYKEIMDRPLGDSNGPSGDDLIYSNILRIETDEGITGIAPLGSDRVKEFFPLLEGKDPREVFSIWKKMIDFVFKQGDEGEAHSALSAIDIALWDLKAKINSEPLWKTLGSSDPKCKIYASDIGYNLTDEELYTFFSKMADKGVDSAKVKIGISLKDDLRRIGIVYDALSKITKRPRIMIDSNEYWSVKKAIQSINKIEEKFDIFWAEEPVRRWDYKGLKMVSDNIKAAVSTGENLNNVGDFYSLISNQAADILNVSSYQSGVTGLRQISNLAYAYEIPVTTMNCIGNYNAHIATSIPNHVMMEVVDPGREKAYSKWNDNISDGYLFLDDTPGIGLIIDEKSLSELKNQKINRIPKAPWGRRKGAGLYIHDFEKNEVKWKNQKRKIRN; this is encoded by the coding sequence ATGAAGATTATTGATTATAAATTAGAAAAATATAAAGAAATCATGGATCGTCCATTGGGTGATTCTAATGGTCCATCAGGAGATGACTTAATATATTCGAATATATTAAGAATTGAAACTGATGAAGGTATAACTGGTATTGCACCATTAGGAAGTGATCGTGTAAAAGAATTTTTCCCATTATTAGAAGGAAAAGATCCTAGAGAAGTTTTTTCAATTTGGAAAAAGATGATAGATTTTGTGTTTAAACAAGGAGATGAAGGAGAGGCTCATTCTGCGTTATCTGCAATAGATATCGCACTTTGGGACCTAAAGGCAAAAATAAATTCTGAGCCGTTATGGAAAACACTCGGTTCAAGTGATCCAAAATGTAAAATTTATGCCTCTGATATTGGATATAATCTTACAGATGAAGAACTTTACACTTTTTTCTCTAAAATGGCAGATAAAGGGGTTGATTCAGCCAAAGTAAAAATTGGAATTTCATTAAAAGATGATCTAAGAAGGATTGGAATTGTCTATGATGCCTTATCTAAAATTACAAAAAGACCTAGAATTATGATTGACTCTAATGAATATTGGTCTGTAAAAAAAGCTATTCAAAGTATTAATAAAATTGAAGAAAAGTTTGATATTTTCTGGGCAGAAGAACCTGTAAGAAGGTGGGATTACAAAGGGCTCAAGATGGTTTCAGATAATATTAAAGCAGCTGTATCCACTGGGGAAAATCTGAATAATGTAGGTGACTTTTATTCCTTGATCAGTAATCAAGCTGCAGATATATTAAATGTAAGTAGTTATCAATCAGGAGTTACAGGATTAAGGCAAATAAGTAACCTAGCTTACGCATACGAAATTCCTGTTACAACAATGAATTGTATTGGAAATTATAATGCTCATATTGCTACATCAATTCCTAATCATGTGATGATGGAAGTGGTTGATCCTGGAAGAGAAAAAGCATATTCTAAGTGGAATGATAATATTTCAGATGGTTATTTATTTCTAGATGATACACCTGGAATTGGTTTAATTATTGATGAAAAATCATTATCTGAACTAAAAAATCAAAAAATCAATAGAATACCTAAAGCCCCATGGGGTAGAAGAAAAGGCGCAGGATTATATATTCATGATTTTGAAAAAAATGAGGTAAAGTGGAAAAATCAGAAAAGGAAAATTAGAAATTGA
- a CDS encoding NADH-quinone oxidoreductase subunit A translates to MSQHYLTEYSLLLLFVSLSVAVPIGMLATAKLGTKFGVTPSRETKIKKSAYEGGHPAFSEKPSLFSFGYFYYALLFVAFDVETILIFPWAVSHGYITNVWGLLPFVGILVFLTVLTVSFIYVWLKGCLEWIK, encoded by the coding sequence ATGAGTCAACATTATTTAACTGAATATAGTTTGTTGCTTTTGTTCGTATCATTATCAGTTGCAGTTCCAATAGGAATGTTAGCAACTGCAAAACTAGGTACAAAGTTTGGAGTAACACCAAGTAGAGAAACTAAGATTAAAAAATCTGCATATGAAGGAGGTCATCCTGCATTCAGTGAAAAACCTTCATTATTCAGCTTTGGTTACTTTTACTATGCACTTCTTTTTGTAGCTTTTGATGTTGAAACCATTTTGATATTTCCATGGGCCGTAAGTCATGGTTACATAACTAATGTTTGGGGATTATTACCTTTTGTTGGTATATTAGTTTTCTTAACAGTGCTTACAGTTTCATTTATTTATGTTTGGTTGAAAGGATGTTTAGAATGGATAAAATAG
- a CDS encoding mandelate racemase/muconate lactonizing enzyme family protein, whose translation MKVTKITNIPIMDEEGKVYFFVKIDTDKGIHGLGEVGIARQGNAIGKAIDHLSEIVIGSDPWETERLWQIMFRSSFFPADKVYSCAISAIDIALWDIKAKSVDMPVYKLLGGPYREKVICYPHTQGNSIKEFLEECETHLNKGWKFLRWHQPSNFINDLESEILEPRKSIKVAVEIMQKVREKFGYEPEITFDVHTRLDPPEVIEMCKDLEPLKPFFIEDPIRSENPGSYHHIRNKLNLPIAAGEQWSSKWPFREVIENELIDYARIDLCIVGGLTEALKITHWAETHYINIVPHNPLGPVSAAACVSLCMASSNVGVQEMPKAPGTYAQNLFPKQIEWQDGYSWCPDTPGLGVDIDMDVAESMRVDPTAFSPRLSREDGSFTNW comes from the coding sequence TTGAAAGTAACAAAAATAACAAATATTCCCATTATGGATGAAGAAGGAAAAGTTTATTTTTTCGTAAAAATTGATACAGATAAGGGCATTCATGGTCTAGGTGAAGTTGGAATTGCAAGACAAGGAAACGCTATTGGTAAAGCTATAGATCATCTTAGCGAAATAGTGATAGGTTCCGATCCATGGGAAACTGAAAGATTATGGCAAATAATGTTTCGTTCCTCATTTTTCCCTGCTGATAAAGTTTACTCATGTGCAATTTCTGCAATTGATATAGCTCTTTGGGATATCAAGGCTAAATCTGTAGATATGCCAGTTTATAAATTGCTTGGTGGCCCCTACAGAGAAAAGGTTATTTGCTATCCACATACTCAAGGAAATTCTATTAAGGAATTTCTAGAGGAATGCGAAACTCACTTAAATAAAGGCTGGAAATTTCTAAGATGGCATCAACCTAGTAACTTTATCAATGATTTAGAATCTGAAATTTTAGAACCAAGAAAATCAATAAAAGTTGCTGTTGAAATAATGCAGAAAGTTCGAGAAAAATTTGGATATGAGCCAGAGATAACCTTTGATGTCCATACCAGGCTAGACCCACCTGAAGTTATAGAAATGTGTAAGGACCTAGAACCCTTGAAGCCTTTCTTTATTGAAGATCCAATAAGATCTGAAAATCCTGGATCCTATCATCATATAAGAAATAAATTAAATCTCCCAATTGCGGCAGGTGAACAATGGTCTTCTAAATGGCCTTTCAGAGAAGTTATAGAAAATGAGTTAATTGACTATGCTAGGATTGATTTATGTATTGTTGGAGGATTAACTGAGGCATTAAAAATTACTCATTGGGCTGAAACACACTATATTAATATTGTTCCACATAATCCTCTAGGTCCAGTATCAGCCGCTGCATGTGTCAGTTTATGTATGGCATCAAGCAATGTAGGTGTACAAGAAATGCCTAAAGCACCTGGTACTTATGCGCAGAATCTTTTTCCAAAACAAATAGAATGGCAAGATGGCTATTCCTGGTGCCCAGATACGCCTGGTCTAGGAGTAGATATAGACATGGATGTTGCTGAATCAATGAGAGTTGATCCAACAGCATTCTCACCAAGATTATCGAGGGAAGATGGGAGTTTTACAAATTGGTAA
- a CDS encoding Rdx family protein: MADWKMEAEIEYCVPCGYANLAAWMTSELFQAAGTAIAISLKPGTAGAFKVTVDGEVMWDKKSQGKSPDIMEAKELKAKVINKLESLSKV, from the coding sequence ATGGCTGATTGGAAAATGGAAGCAGAGATAGAATATTGTGTACCATGTGGTTATGCTAATTTAGCTGCTTGGATGACAAGTGAACTATTTCAAGCTGCAGGAACTGCAATTGCAATATCTTTGAAACCAGGTACAGCCGGAGCTTTTAAGGTAACTGTAGATGGTGAAGTAATGTGGGATAAAAAATCTCAAGGAAAGTCACCAGATATAATGGAAGCTAAAGAGTTGAAAGCAAAGGTAATTAACAAATTAGAATCTCTATCTAAAGTCTAA